In one window of Fictibacillus phosphorivorans DNA:
- a CDS encoding YeeE/YedE family protein: MEQTETYTSSNKQRAFQPTTVVTKLQPMQKTYVFLGVLAAFILLLFTVNVANWTQGSLFLIGLALGGALLYARFGFTSAFRRLVSVGNVQGLQAHMVMLAVASVLFAIIFSTGFTFTGSEPTGNVSPVGVSILVGAFLFGIGMQFGNGCASGTLYSLGGGSSSMILTLISFIAGSVLGAYHFTFWMGLPSLPPLSLNQIPGFGYFGALVIQLGLFALIYWITVKIAKKKQPPMMKPLPTTVGWKKVFRGSWPLFTAAIVLALLNALTLAVKGSPWGITSAFALWGGKAMMATGVDVSTWGYFDGKNGEALTKSVLTDPTSVMNFGIILGAFISASFQGTFKPGKIKPGIAGASIIGGLMMGYGARLAFGCNIGAYFSGIASFSLHGWVWAVMAMLGTYLALFIRPMFGLKNPKPTDSIC; encoded by the coding sequence ATGGAACAAACAGAAACTTATACTTCTTCAAATAAACAACGAGCATTTCAGCCTACAACAGTCGTAACAAAATTACAGCCTATGCAAAAAACGTACGTATTTTTAGGCGTTCTTGCTGCCTTCATTCTGCTTTTATTTACAGTTAACGTTGCAAATTGGACACAAGGCAGTCTTTTCCTTATTGGGCTAGCACTTGGCGGGGCTCTACTTTATGCACGATTTGGATTCACTTCAGCATTTCGTCGACTGGTTTCAGTCGGAAACGTTCAAGGACTTCAGGCTCATATGGTGATGTTAGCCGTTGCATCCGTATTATTTGCAATTATTTTTAGTACTGGTTTTACCTTTACAGGTAGTGAACCGACAGGAAATGTATCACCCGTTGGAGTTAGTATCTTAGTTGGTGCTTTTCTGTTCGGAATCGGGATGCAGTTCGGAAACGGATGCGCATCAGGAACCCTTTATTCTTTAGGCGGTGGATCATCATCAATGATTCTAACCCTAATCTCATTTATTGCAGGGTCTGTATTGGGAGCTTATCACTTCACATTTTGGATGGGTTTACCCTCTCTTCCACCACTCTCATTAAATCAGATTCCTGGATTCGGTTATTTTGGAGCTTTAGTGATTCAGTTAGGATTATTTGCACTCATTTATTGGATTACTGTAAAAATAGCTAAAAAGAAACAACCACCTATGATGAAGCCACTTCCGACTACAGTTGGTTGGAAAAAGGTTTTTCGTGGATCTTGGCCATTGTTCACAGCTGCAATTGTGCTCGCTCTATTAAACGCATTAACATTAGCTGTAAAAGGTAGTCCATGGGGTATCACATCAGCATTTGCATTATGGGGCGGTAAAGCTATGATGGCAACAGGTGTTGACGTATCAACTTGGGGTTATTTTGACGGAAAGAATGGCGAAGCTCTTACAAAAAGTGTTCTCACTGATCCAACGAGTGTGATGAACTTCGGTATAATTCTTGGTGCGTTTATCTCAGCTTCTTTCCAAGGTACGTTCAAACCAGGAAAGATTAAACCTGGTATTGCCGGTGCATCTATAATTGGTGGATTAATGATGGGATATGGTGCTCGCTTAGCTTTCGGCTGCAACATTGGTGCGTACTTTAGCGGGATTGCATCATTTAGTCTGCATGGCTGGGTATGGGCAGTTATGGCTATGCTAGGAACGTATTTAGCTCTTTTCATTCGACCAATGTTCGGATTAAAGAATCCAAAACCTACAGATTCAATTTGCTAA